Below is a genomic region from Mycolicibacterium neworleansense.
AGCTCGTTGGGCTGGCCGTTACCGCAGTAGATCCAGATGCGGGTGTTGTTGGCGACCAGGGTCGGGATCTGCAACATCGGGTCGTTGCGCTTCCAGGCGCTGTTCGGATCCTCCGTCGGACCCCACATGTCGTTGGCCTTGAAGCCACCGGCATCGCCCATGGAGATGTTGATCAGGAACGGCCACCAGCCCTCGGAGGGGTTGAGGAAGCCCGACATCGAGCCGGCGTAGATGAAGCGGTCCGGGTGGTAGGTCGCCAGGATCAGCGAGGCGGAGCCGGCCATCGACAGACCGATCGCGGCGTTGCCCGTGGGCGCGACGTCGCGGTTGGCGGCCAGCCATGCCGGCAGCTCGTTGGTCAGGAAGGTCTCCCACTTGTAGGTGACGCAGCCGGCCTTGCCGCATGCCGGCGAGTACCAGTCGGTGTAGAAGCTGGACTGGCCACCGACGGGCATGACCACTGACAGGCCGCTGTCCAGGAACATCTCGAACGCGTTGGTGTTGATGTCCCAACCGTTGAA
It encodes:
- a CDS encoding esterase family protein yields the protein MTFIDKIRGHWARRMTVAAVAALMLPGLIGVTGGSATAGAFSRPGLPVEYLMVPSPSMGRDIKIQFQSGGPGSHAVYLLDGLRAQDDFNGWDINTNAFEMFLDSGLSVVMPVGGQSSFYTDWYSPACGKAGCVTYKWETFLTNELPAWLAANRDVAPTGNAAIGLSMAGSASLILATYHPDRFIYAGSMSGFLNPSEGWWPFLINISMGDAGGFKANDMWGPTEDPNSAWKRNDPMLQIPTLVANNTRIWIYCGNGQPNELGGGDLPATFLEGLTIKTNRTFQDNYIAAGGTNGVFNFPNNGTHNWAYWARELQAMVPDLQRVLG